Proteins from one Rhinopithecus roxellana isolate Shanxi Qingling chromosome 20, ASM756505v1, whole genome shotgun sequence genomic window:
- the AKTIP gene encoding AKT-interacting protein isoform X2, protein MNPFWSMSTSSVRKRSEGEEKTLTGDVKTSPPRTAPKKQLPSIPKNALPITKPTSPAPAAQSTNGTHASYGPFYLEYSLLAEFTLVVKQKLPGVYVQPSYRSALMWFGVIFIRHGLYQDGVFKFTVYIPDNYPDGDCPRLVFDIPVFHPLVDPTSGELDVKRAFAKWRRNHNHIWQVLMYARRVFYKIDTASPLNPEAAVLYEKDIQLFKSKVVDSVKVCTARLFDQPKIEDPYAISFSPWNPSVHDEAREKMLTQKKPEEQHNKSVHVAGLSWVKPGSVQPFSKEEKTVAT, encoded by the exons ATGAACCCTTTCTGGAGCATGTCTACAAGCTCTGTACGCAAA CGATCTGAAGGTGAAGAGAAGACATTAACAGGGGACGTGAAAACCAGTCCTCCACGAACTGCACCAAAGAAACAGCTGCCTTCTATTCCCAAAAATGCTTTGCCCATAACTAAGCCTACGTCTCCTGCCCCAGCAGCGCAGTCAACAAATGGCACGCATGCGTCCTATGGACCCTTCTACCTGGAATACTCTCTTCTTGCAGAATT TACCTTGGTTGTGAAGCAGAAGCTACCAGGCGTCTATGTGCAGCCATCTTATCGCTCTGCATTAA tGTGGTTTGGAGTAATATTCATACGGCATGGACTTTACCAAGATGGGGTATTTAAGTTTACAGTTTACATCCCTGATAACTATCCAGATGGTGACTGTCCG CGCTTGGTGTTCGATATTCCCGTCTTTCACCCGCTAGTTGATCCCACCTCAGGTGAGCTGGATGTGAAGAGAGCATTTGCAAAATGGAG GCGGAACCATAATCATATTTGGCAGGTATTAATGTATGCAAGGAGAGTTTTCTACAAGATTGATACAGCAAGCCCCCTGAACCCAGAGGCTGCAGTACT GTATGAAAAAgatattcagctttttaaaagtaaagttgTTGACAGTGTTAAGGTGTGCACTGCTCGTTTGTTTGACCAACCTAAAATAGAAGACCCCTATGCAATTAG CTTTTCTCCATGGAATCCTTCTGTACATGATGAAGCCAGAGAAAAGATGCTGACTCAGAAA AAGCCTGAAGAACAGCACAATAAAAGTGTTCATGTTGCTGGCCTGTCATGGGTAAAGCCTGGCTCAGTACAGCCTTTcagtaaagaagagaaaacagtggCGACTTAA
- the AKTIP gene encoding AKT-interacting protein isoform X1, translating to MNPFWSMSTSSVRKRSEGEEKTLTGDVKTSPPRTAPKKQLPSIPKNALPITKPTSPAPAAQSTNGTHASYGPFYLEYSLLAEFTLVVKQKLPGVYVQPSYRSALMWFGVIFIRHGLYQDGVFKFTVYIPDNYPDGDCPRLVFDIPVFHPLVDPTSGELDVKRAFAKWRRNHNHIWQVLMYARRVFYKIDTASPLNPEAAVLYEKDIQLFKSKVVDSVKVCTARLFDQPKIEDPYAISFSPWNPSVHDEAREKMLTQKKKPEEQHNKSVHVAGLSWVKPGSVQPFSKEEKTVAT from the exons ATGAACCCTTTCTGGAGCATGTCTACAAGCTCTGTACGCAAA CGATCTGAAGGTGAAGAGAAGACATTAACAGGGGACGTGAAAACCAGTCCTCCACGAACTGCACCAAAGAAACAGCTGCCTTCTATTCCCAAAAATGCTTTGCCCATAACTAAGCCTACGTCTCCTGCCCCAGCAGCGCAGTCAACAAATGGCACGCATGCGTCCTATGGACCCTTCTACCTGGAATACTCTCTTCTTGCAGAATT TACCTTGGTTGTGAAGCAGAAGCTACCAGGCGTCTATGTGCAGCCATCTTATCGCTCTGCATTAA tGTGGTTTGGAGTAATATTCATACGGCATGGACTTTACCAAGATGGGGTATTTAAGTTTACAGTTTACATCCCTGATAACTATCCAGATGGTGACTGTCCG CGCTTGGTGTTCGATATTCCCGTCTTTCACCCGCTAGTTGATCCCACCTCAGGTGAGCTGGATGTGAAGAGAGCATTTGCAAAATGGAG GCGGAACCATAATCATATTTGGCAGGTATTAATGTATGCAAGGAGAGTTTTCTACAAGATTGATACAGCAAGCCCCCTGAACCCAGAGGCTGCAGTACT GTATGAAAAAgatattcagctttttaaaagtaaagttgTTGACAGTGTTAAGGTGTGCACTGCTCGTTTGTTTGACCAACCTAAAATAGAAGACCCCTATGCAATTAG CTTTTCTCCATGGAATCCTTCTGTACATGATGAAGCCAGAGAAAAGATGCTGACTCAGAAA AAGAAGCCTGAAGAACAGCACAATAAAAGTGTTCATGTTGCTGGCCTGTCATGGGTAAAGCCTGGCTCAGTACAGCCTTTcagtaaagaagagaaaacagtggCGACTTAA